Within Chloroherpetonaceae bacterium, the genomic segment CCAACAAACACTTGATTTCCGCTAACTGCAATCGCACGCACAGTGCCATTTACGCCACTTCCCAGTGCTGACCACACTCCTACGCCCGGCACTGCCGTGCCTGATGGTGGCGATGCTGTATTCGTCAGGCGATAAATCCTGCCTGTGTTGAAGCCCAAAAAGTAAAGCTCATTATTTTGGTCTGTGCCAAAACTTGCGATGTTAATGCCACTTGCCTGAAAGAGCAGGGTATTGGTTAGCGTGGCAAGATTCAGTGACCAGACGCGTCCTGACACAAAATCGCCGTAGATGTATCGTCCCACTTGCTCTGGCAAGGCGCCGCCGCGATAGACATAGCCTCCTGTTATAGATTGCCCCACTGAGTGCGGGTAGACATAAATTGGCGGCACAAGGTTCAAGCCGTTGGTATCTGCAGGGTTGGGAATGTTGTATGGCAAGTTGCCTTCCATAAAGCGCCAGCCGTAGTTTCCACCGATGTGCACACGGTCAATTTCTTCGCGCGCATTTTGCCCTACATCACCGCCAATGATGCCTTCGATATTGTCAATGCAAAATTTCCACATATTGCGCAAACCCCATGCAAAAATCTCTGGACGACCTCCGCCAGATGCAAATGGGTTAGTGGGTGGAATGCGAAAGTTTCGGTCGTTGTCGCTTGGAAAGTCATCGCCTTCGACATCAATGCGCAGGAGTTTGCCGAAGAGATTATTCACATTTTGCGCGTTGTTTTGTGGGTCGCCTGCGCCACCGCCATCCCCAACTGAGATGTACAGCAACCCATCAGGCCCAAACGCAATTTTACCGCCATTGTGATTTGTATGCACTTGATTTTTCACAAACTGCAAGATGCGGTATTCGCTATTTGGCAGGGCTACATTTGGGTTTGAGCTGCTGGCTTGAAAGCGTGCCACAATCATTTTGGTTCTCGTCCCCACGCCACTGATAACCGTATCGCGTGTGTAATAGACATAGAACCATCGGTTCGCCGCATAGTTTGGGTGAAAAGCCAGACCCAACAACCCACGCTCATCTGCATTTACATTGGTTACCACACGGTCAGTAATGTCCAGAAACGTGCTGTAACTGGACACCCCACTTTGATTTTGAAAGACCCGTATGCGTCCAATCTTTTCCACCACGAAAAGGCGATTGGTACCATCGCCTGCATGCACCATTTCAAGCAGGAGAGAAAAATTTGGCAGTGAGGGAAAAGCATCTGTGTAGCCTACTTGCGCCTCTAAGCGCATCGCACCGCAGAATAAAACGAATGCTAATATTCCAAACTGCTTCATTTTGGTTTGTCGTTTTGTGTGGTGTATTGAAAATAAGTGATGCCTCAGTCAAATCGAAGCGCTCCCCGCAAAACAAAAGGCGAGCTTAGAATGGCTCGCCTTCCTTTGCCTACTCGATTGCCATGTGGTTACAGTGCAGCGGCAGGCTCAATTTCGTGCATATTGACTGCTAAGCCTCGCACCACAGCCGCCAAGCGAATCGCATCAAAAATCATCTCTTGCGTGCCCCCGTGCTCACGCACCGACTTCTCATGGCTGTTCACGCAGACCTCGCAGCCATTGACCGCGCTAATCGCCAGCGAGACCAGCTCAAAGAAGACCTTTGGCACTGTAGGTCTTGCCATAATAGTCATCTTAATGCCTGCGGGCATTTGCTCATAGACCTTATTTTCTGAGAAATGTCGGAAGCGATAGAGCACGTTGTTGGTCGCAAGGAGCGATGCGATAGCGTGCATCTCAGCAATTTCCGCTTCGCTGGCACCGTGCTTACGTGCTTGCTCAGTGAAAGCAAGAATAAGCGGCGTGCAGCGCTCATTGACGGCGACCGCCAGCGCTAAAAGGTAGGCATTTTTCTTTCCACCCAGCGAAGGTGACTCCAACACATTTTTCAAATTAATGCGCAAATCGCGGATATACTTGTAATCGCCTTTCACATATGCGTCTAGGCTCACAAATGCACCATCGCTGATGCCTAAATCAGCAAGCAAATCTTTTCGGGTTTCTTCCATTTGACGATTTAATGGTTTTTGCCGTTTTGCGACACTTTGCGAAAAAACAAGTGAGGACGACGCAAGGTCGTCCTCCGCTTTGCTCAGACTTCTACCAATGAACCGCCTTCGACCTTGAGCGTCTTTTCGCCCTCTTTCCAGTTGCAGGGGCAAAGCTCGCCTGTCTGCAAAGCTTCCAGCACGCGCAAGGTTTCATCGACATTGCGACCGACATCGAGGTTATTCACATTTACCCACTGAATGATACCAGCAGGGTCAACGATGAAGGTTGCACGCAATGCCACTTCTTCTGGTCCATAGAGAATGCCTAATGCGCGGCTGAGATGCTTGCCATGGTCAGAGAGCATTGGGAAGCGCAGGTCATGCAGGTCTTCATGGCTTCGGCGCCAAGCCAGATGCACAAATGCAGTGTCGGTACTGGCGCCATACAGCACCGCATCGTTGTCTCGGAAATCGGCGTAGCGGTCATTGAAGCCTTTGATTTCCGTTGGGCAAACAAAGGTGAAATCCTTCGGCCAGAAAAACATCACCATCCATTTGCCGTGTTTGCGGTGGTCTGCAGTGTGAATCTTGGCAAATTCTTTGCCTTTCTCGAGCGAGACAACTGCATCGAGCTCCAATTCAGGGAATTTATCTCCAACTGTCAGCATGCGTTGTTTGGTTTATGGTTTTAGTTGAGATTGATGATTGTTACTGCACGCTTGAACGAATGTCTTGCGCCACCGGTTGCAACCTCGCAACACGGAGCTTTACACTCAAAAAATGCTAAACTGGATGGTCAAGGTTAATCGGAATGTCAATAGCAGTGTAGCGTGTTCAAAAAGTGGCGCAAAAGTACAACATTGAGCGCAATCTTAAAAATCGGTATCTTTGTAAAACTAACATCTCTTCGATGTCTCGCACCTATCCAAACGACCCAAAAGCGTGGAAGACGCTGGAATCACAGTATATCTTTCAGAAAGCACCGTGGCTGGTCTTGCGCCAAGATAAGGTGCAACTTCCCACTGGCGCAATTATTGATGAATTCTATGTTTCAGAATACCCTGCTTGGGTGAATGTTGTAGGCATCACCACTGATGATGAGGTTGTGCTGATTCGCCAGTTCCGGTATGCAATTGGCAAAGTGTACTTCGAGCTACCTGCTGGTGTGGTCGATAAGGGTGAAACCCCTCTGCAAGCGGCGCAGCGAGAAATGTTGGAAGAGACGGGCTACGGTGGCGGTGAGTGGGAACTTTTGATGCAACTTTGCGCCAACCCTGCGATTCAAACAAACATTACTTACTCTTTTCTGGCACGCGGTTTAAGAAAGCAATCGACACAATCGTTGGAGCACACGGAAGAGATTGCCGTGCATATCTTATCGCATCAGGAAGTAGAACGCATCTTGGAAGAAGGTGAGATGATTCAGTCTCTGCATGCGGCACCTTTGCTCAAATACCTTCTTCACCGCTGCCGCCACCAAACTCACCATCTGCGATAAGTGCCTTTCAGCGCTCCGCTGGCGGTAACTCTGCTACCGCAATGCGTCTGAAGCCTTGATAATCTTTCCTAAACAGAATGTTTTGGAACCCCTTTTGCTTTAGCACATCACCTACTTTCTCCGCTGCATCGGCATGCAGTTCAAGATACAGTTTGCCCTTCGGCTTGAGCAGCGTCAACGCATCAGTGGCAATTTTCTCATAGAATTCAAATCCTGTTGGGCAAAAAAGGGCAATCGCTGGCTCAAAGTCGCGCACCTCTTTTTGCAAGTTCTCTTTCTCTGCAAGCGGCACATAAGGCGGATTGGACACAATCACATCAAAGCGCTCTGGAAACTGCACTGCAAAATCGGGTTGCAGCGCATCACACACCAGAAATTGGATCTGACTCTCTACGCCATGCCTTGCTGCATTGCGCTGCGCCACCTCCAACGCTGGCACTGAAATATCTACAGCGACAATGCGCACTGCAGGCAATGACTTTGCTAAAGCTACGGCAATTGCTCCACTGCCCGTGCCGATATCGAGAATGCTGAGCGTTGCCCCATCACAGTCATCCAGCACACTTTCTACCAAAAGCTCAGTCTCTGGTCGTGGAATTAGCACAGCGGGATTGACTTCAAAGCGCAGCCCGAAAAATTCTTCCCAGCCAAGAATATACTGCACTGGCTCGCCTGCCAATCGCCGACGCACCAGCCCACGAAATTGCTCCAGCTCCTTTGGCGAGATAGGTTGCTCGAAGTTAAGGTAAAGCTCCATTCGCTGCAGTCCTAACACTTCTGCCAGCAGCAGCTCTGCACTTAGTCTCGCATCATCAATGCCTTTTTGCTTCAAAAAATCGGCACTGGTTTTAAGTAGCGAGACTACAGTCCACTCTTTTTCTGGGGCATTAGATTGGTTCATCGTTTTTCCGCTCTGCGTGAAGGTATAATAAACGCCTCGCCTGTGCAACGTGCAAGCCCTCGCCGAATTTTTTGTTTTTTCAGCAGAAGTGCGTTACTTGTTTGCACTGCTGGCAGCGGCGTTGCGGAAAGTGTCAAATGTGTGTTGCTCACTGAACCGGCAATCAGCGGAGACGCTCGAGAATAATGCCTTGTGTGCGTAGCCTGCGCGTGTGTTTTTCTTTTGCCGCCATCTTTCAACCAAATGTGATTGCAGTATGGTTATTGAAACAATTACGGAACGCACCCGCCTTTGGCATAGCTTGGAGGCAGAACAGGTGCTTGAGCAAGTTGGCACCTCCCCTACGCAAGGACTTTCCCTCGAAGAAGTCAAGCAGCGACAAGCTCGCTACGGACCCAACGTCATTCCCAAGAAAAAGCAAAAGACACCGTTAGAGCTTTTTTTGCAGCAGTTTAATCAGCCGCTGGTCATCATTCTTTTGATTGCCACTGTGGTTACGCTTGCTCTGCAGGAGTGGGTCGATGCCAGCGTGATTTTTGGCGTCGTGTTGGTTAATGCCATCATTGGCTTTATTCAAGAATCGAAGGCTCTAAAAGCGATTGAGGCACTTTCCAAAGCAGTTGCCAGTGAAGCCACCGTAATTCGGAGTGGTGAAAAGCAGCGCATTCCTTCATCTGAGCTGACGATTGGAGATATCGTGGTGCTGCAATCGGGCGACAAAGTACCTGCAGACTTGCGGCTGATTCAAGTTCGCGAACTTCAAATTGACGAATCGGCGCTAACGGGTGAATCGGTGCCTGTTGCCAAGCAACTCAGTTCGCTTAGTGCCGATACTGTGCTGGCTGACCGCACCAATATGGCATACTCTTCTACGCTGGTTACTTACGGCACGGGTCTTGGCGTTGTGGTTGCGATTGGTAGCGATACGGAGATTGGCAAAATTAATCAGATGATTGCCGAAGCAGATGTGCTCGAGACCCCGCTGACACAATCTATTGCAAAGTTTAGCAAAGTGCTGCTTTATGTGATTTTAGGCTTAGCAGCGGTTACCTTTCTTGTCGGCGTGCTGCGCGGCGAAAAGTGGGACGATATGTTTATGGCAGCAGTTGCACTGGCTGTTGGGGCAATTCCTGAAGGTTTGCCCGCTGCTGTGACCATTACACTTGCCATTGGCGTGGCCAAAATGGCGCAGCGCAACGCAATTATTCGCAAACTGCCTGCTGTCGAAACCTTGGGCAGCGCATCGGTGATTTGCTCTGATAAGACGGGCACACTTACGCAAAACCAAATGACCGTGCAAAAAATCTATGCTGGGGGTGCTTTGATTGATGTAACGGGCGTAGGCTATGAGCCAAAGGGCGAGTTTCTTTACGAGAATCAACCTCTCTCTTTGTCTAAAAATGTTGCGCTTCAAGAAACGCTGCAGTGTGGCTTGCTTTGCAACGAAGCTAATCTTGTGCGGACAGGCCAGCAGTGGAAAATTGAGGGCGACCCTACTGAAGGAGCGTTGATTGTCTCGGCACAGAAGGCAGGCATAGAACGCCCTTTGCTTCTTCAAGCCATGCCGCGACTGGATGCGATTCCCTTCGAATCCGCTTACCAATATATGGCTACGCTTCACCAGCGTAGCTTGCACGGCGATACCATCGCCTATGTCAAAGGCTCAGTAGAGCGACTCTTAGAGAGAGCGGACTTTGCACTTTCAGACACGGGCGAAGTTGTGCCGTTAGATAAATCGGCGGTTTTTGCCTTTGCTGACCAGATGGCCTCAGAAGGCTTGCGTGTGTTAGCGTTTGCATACAAGCCATTTGACCACTCCAAACAGTCGCTTTCGCATAATGATATTTCTCGCGGCTTGATTTTTCTTGGCTTGCAAGCCATGATTGACCCACCTCGCCCTGAAGCCATTACGGCGGTGGCAAAGTGCCAGACTGCTGGCATTCGTGTCAAGATGATTACAGGCGACCATGAGCTAACGGCACTTGCGATTGCCAAACGCTTAGGCATTGCTAAGGGACACGACACGCATCACGCCGTTGTCAATGGCAAAACTTTAAGCACAGCTTCTGAGGCACAGCTTGCTGAAATGGTTAGAGATGTCTCCGTCTTTGCACGCGTGGCACCAGAAGATAAGCTGCGTTTGGTCAAAGCCTTGCAGCATAACGGCTTTATTGTGGCAATGACGGGCGACGGTGTCAATGATGCGCCCTCACTGCGGCAAGCAAATATCGGCATTGCAATGGGCATTACAGGCACTGATGTCGCTAAAGAAACAGCTGACATGATTCTTACAGACGACAACTTTGCGTCTATTGAAGCTGCTGTCGAGGAAGGGCGAGGGGTTTATGATAACCTTGTGAAGTTCATTACTTGGACATTGCCGACCAACTTCGGAGAAGGTTTGGTGATTCTGGCATCAGTAGTGGCAGGCATTACTTTGCCCATTTTGCCTGTGCAATTGCTCTGGATTAATATGACGACGGCTGTGTTGCTTGGTCTCATGCTGGCGTTTGAGCCGAAGGAGCCGGGCATTATGCAGCGTCCGCCTCGTCAGCCAAATGAGCCTATTTTGAGCACCTCGCTGGTCGTGCGCATTGTTATCGTCGGTACTTTGCTTTGTGCTGGAGCTTTGCTCTTTTTTGAGCTTGCTCTTCAAGCTGGGCGCACCGATGCAGAAGCGCGCACGATAGCTGTCAATATCTTTATCTTAGGCGAACTGCTCTATCTTTTTAACTGCCGCTCGCTCCGCTACTCTATGTTCAAAATTGGGCTTTTCTCCAATCCCCTTATCTGGGTCGGCGTCGGTGGAATGCTTCTTGTGCAGATTCTCTATACTTATGTGCCGTTTATGAACCTTGCCTTCCAGAGCGCCCCGCTCACTGCCGAAGACTGGCTTCTTTCCACTGTGCCCGGACTTGTGATTTACATCGTAATTGGCATCCTGAAATACTACGAATACGGTCGATTCGACAAACGCGCTGCTTCTGCTTCGTAGACCATTTAACTGTTCATCAATCAGTTATTATGTGTGTTCAGCACTATCGTTTTTTTGCTCTTTGCCTCAGCGACACTTGACAGACACGCCCTAACATTGCTTTTCACACTACAATGCTACTTGATGAGCATCATTTTTTTGGTTTCGCTGTATGAGCCTGCTTGAAGCCGGTAAAAGTAAGTGCCGCTTGCAAGGTTTACAGGACGAAATTCTACTTGATGCAAGCCTGCTGGTTTGCGTTCATTTACCAGCGTTGCGACCTCTCGCCCCAAAGCATCATAGACTTTCAGCACCACATTTGCCGCTATGGGCAGTTGATACTGAATCGTGGTTGACGGGTTAAAGGGATTCGGGTAGTTCTGCATCAAGCGGAAGGACTTGGCAACTGGTGCATCTGTTTGTGCTGAAAGTGGCGCCAAACTTGTGATGTTTGTGCTGTAGACGCCTGCCCCGTGCGTTGCCACCACCACCAGCCCATCTGTCTGCCGTGAGCGAATCATATCGACGACGACATTGCCAATGAGATTGCGACCTTGCTGCACCCATTGCGTTTGCATTCCGTTCAGCCGTGTGGTGGCGTAGAGTCCTGTGGTCGTGCCTGCAAAATACACTGCCCCACCTTGCACAGGCAAAATATCTACCCACTTTACGGCAGGACCGCTACCCGTGCCATCAGGATTTTCTTCCAAGTTACCGCCAACGGCTGTCCAGCTTATACCTCCGTTTTCCGTGTAGTATAGGCTCTGAATGTTGTAGTTCGATAGCGCTACCAAAACCTTGTCCGCATCGTTGGGGTCAATTGCAATGGAGCTAACATAGCCGACTGTTGCGCCACTTGCATTGCGTGGAAAGTTTGCCCCTGTAATTTCTGTTGTTGTCGGAGTCGCCGTGTGAGCATCATCGACACGGAACACTCTGCCAGTATTTGTGCCGTAGTAAAGTCGATTCGCAGGCTGGCGTGAGACGGACAGCGTGGTCAGCCGCGCGCCTGCAAATGGTGGCGAGAGCGTATCCCAGCCCGATGTCGATGTGACGGTGAGTGCACGCGTGGTTCGGAATATTCGGTCGCCTCCCAAACTGTAGAGAATCTCGCTGTTATTTGGATCCAAAGCAAATGGGTTGATGAACAGTGGATTGCTTGCGCCTGATGGCGTAATGTTGGTTGAAGCCAGCACTCGTCCATCGCTGGCTAAGGAGAGGCGTAGAATGCGCCCTTCTTGAAACGAGGCAAAGCACGGATTGCCCCCGATGGCAATTGCACAGTACCCACCATCGCCACCAGCAATGCTTCGCCAGTCTGTATCCACAGTGGTGGAATTTACAAAGTATGTGCCGTTGTCTTGCAACCCACCGATGATGACATTGCTGGTTGAACTTTGGTCAATTGCAACGGTGTAAAACTGCGAGGTGATGTAACCGCGCGAGAGATTTTCCCAGACAACCTGAGCGGCTAAGCAATTATTCGTGCGTTGCACGCCGCCGTCGTTAGCGGTCAGCATCACATTCGGGTTGGAAGGCAGAAAGGCAATGACATGCTGGTCGCAGTGGTGATTCGGATACAGCCGCACATCATTGGTTGTGGCATAGCCGCCAATCCAAGTGGTGTTGTTCGGACTGGTAAAGCCATCGGTGGAGCGATACAGGTTTGTACCGCCGATGAACACCACATTTGGGTTGTCAGGCTTGACCTTCACGACAAGGTTATAGCTTTGCTGTGAGTTCATATTGCCCACAGGGCCTCCGAAGTTGGGCAGGTTTTGCGAAAGGTTTTCCCAGCGTCCGCCTGCGCCCGCACCATTGCCAGAAAGGTAAGTGTAGCGCCAAAGGCTTGTCCAGTCGCGTTCTGCACCGTTAAAGCCACTGTTGGGCGTCTCACCCAGAAAATACACCACATTTTCATTCGAGGGCGAAATGCCAATCACGAAGCGATTGTATGTTTCGGGGAAATTTGGCGGCGTGATATTTGTCCAATTGATGCCATCAGTTGAGCGCCAAATCCCACGCCCTTGTGCGACTGTTACATTTGCATCGCTGGTTGCGGAACTCATGGCCGCATAGACCACGCCTGTAGAAGTTACGGCCACATCAGTAAAGCGGGGCGAAATGGTTGCATTAGAGAAATTGCCGCCTTGTGGCAAGACCACACGCCAGCTATTGCCGCCATCAATGCTTCGGTGAATTGCGCCTAAGGTTGCCGCATAGACTTCATCTTCGTTCAGATTTGAGGGATCGATTGCGACATTCCAGACCCAATCGAAGTAGTTATCGAAGACCTGTGGTGCGTTTGTAACGGTTGAAGGCAGACGTGCCCACGTTCTGCCGCCATCAACTGATTTGAAGATGCCATCGCCACGATAGAGTCCGCCTCCAATGTTAGAGCTAGCACTATTGCCACGCAGCTCACCTGTGCCATAATACCACACATTGCGCCGACCCGGACGTGTGTCCTGCACAAGGCAAGAGACGCTATGCAGGTCATCAGGCGAAGTGGTCTTGCGCCATGTTCTGCCTCCATCTTCACTGCGCCACATTCCGCCAGAGACGCCCCCTGCAAGGATGACATTTTCATTGCTCACATCAATTGCCATTGCGCGTGTGCGCCCGCCTACGTTAACCGGCCCACGAAACATCCACTGCACGGTTTGCAGAGCACTTAGGGACTTTGTCCGCTCTGGCGGGGCCGTCTGAAACTGGTCTATTCTGCTCAGCGAAAAACGCTCCACCAGCTCCGCATCGCTGGGCAGCGTATTTGCATACGCCAATTCTTTTTGGCGAATGTTTTTGGGTAGTTTCCCTGTGTGGGGGTCAACCAGTTGCATCAGTTCCCACTCATAGCGAGCTTGCGGATTTTCGTATCGGTCTTGTTCTTCCCTTTCTTGCTCTCTATCGGCTTCGGCGGAAACCAGCCACTGAGGATACTTATGCACCACATAAACCACAACAGGCAGCAGTAAGAGCAAAAGTGTTAGAGAAAGCCCTACACTTTTTCTCTGCATTTACGACTGCCCTCCCAGATTTAGGTCCTTCAGGAAATCCATGCTGCTAATCATTCCGCCTGTGGCTTTTATCATTTCTTCTTGCGCCACACGCGTGGATTCCTGAAGGGCTTTATTGGTTGCAGCCACGATGAGGTCTTGCAGCATTTCCTGTTCATCGGGTGTGAGTAATTCTTTTTCAATTTCAACTTTCAGAATCTCATGCTTGCCGTTAGCAGTTACTTTGACCATTCCACCCCCTGCTTCTCCGACTACCGTTAGC encodes:
- a CDS encoding carboxymuconolactone decarboxylase family protein, which codes for MEETRKDLLADLGISDGAFVSLDAYVKGDYKYIRDLRINLKNVLESPSLGGKKNAYLLALAVAVNERCTPLILAFTEQARKHGASEAEIAEMHAIASLLATNNVLYRFRHFSENKVYEQMPAGIKMTIMARPTVPKVFFELVSLAISAVNGCEVCVNSHEKSVREHGGTQEMIFDAIRLAAVVRGLAVNMHEIEPAAAL
- a CDS encoding peroxiredoxin, which translates into the protein MLTVGDKFPELELDAVVSLEKGKEFAKIHTADHRKHGKWMVMFFWPKDFTFVCPTEIKGFNDRYADFRDNDAVLYGASTDTAFVHLAWRRSHEDLHDLRFPMLSDHGKHLSRALGILYGPEEVALRATFIVDPAGIIQWVNVNNLDVGRNVDETLRVLEALQTGELCPCNWKEGEKTLKVEGGSLVEV
- a CDS encoding NUDIX hydrolase yields the protein MSRTYPNDPKAWKTLESQYIFQKAPWLVLRQDKVQLPTGAIIDEFYVSEYPAWVNVVGITTDDEVVLIRQFRYAIGKVYFELPAGVVDKGETPLQAAQREMLEETGYGGGEWELLMQLCANPAIQTNITYSFLARGLRKQSTQSLEHTEEIAVHILSHQEVERILEEGEMIQSLHAAPLLKYLLHRCRHQTHHLR
- the prmC gene encoding peptide chain release factor N(5)-glutamine methyltransferase produces the protein MNQSNAPEKEWTVVSLLKTSADFLKQKGIDDARLSAELLLAEVLGLQRMELYLNFEQPISPKELEQFRGLVRRRLAGEPVQYILGWEEFFGLRFEVNPAVLIPRPETELLVESVLDDCDGATLSILDIGTGSGAIAVALAKSLPAVRIVAVDISVPALEVAQRNAARHGVESQIQFLVCDALQPDFAVQFPERFDVIVSNPPYVPLAEKENLQKEVRDFEPAIALFCPTGFEFYEKIATDALTLLKPKGKLYLELHADAAEKVGDVLKQKGFQNILFRKDYQGFRRIAVAELPPAER
- a CDS encoding cation-transporting P-type ATPase, whose translation is MVIETITERTRLWHSLEAEQVLEQVGTSPTQGLSLEEVKQRQARYGPNVIPKKKQKTPLELFLQQFNQPLVIILLIATVVTLALQEWVDASVIFGVVLVNAIIGFIQESKALKAIEALSKAVASEATVIRSGEKQRIPSSELTIGDIVVLQSGDKVPADLRLIQVRELQIDESALTGESVPVAKQLSSLSADTVLADRTNMAYSSTLVTYGTGLGVVVAIGSDTEIGKINQMIAEADVLETPLTQSIAKFSKVLLYVILGLAAVTFLVGVLRGEKWDDMFMAAVALAVGAIPEGLPAAVTITLAIGVAKMAQRNAIIRKLPAVETLGSASVICSDKTGTLTQNQMTVQKIYAGGALIDVTGVGYEPKGEFLYENQPLSLSKNVALQETLQCGLLCNEANLVRTGQQWKIEGDPTEGALIVSAQKAGIERPLLLQAMPRLDAIPFESAYQYMATLHQRSLHGDTIAYVKGSVERLLERADFALSDTGEVVPLDKSAVFAFADQMASEGLRVLAFAYKPFDHSKQSLSHNDISRGLIFLGLQAMIDPPRPEAITAVAKCQTAGIRVKMITGDHELTALAIAKRLGIAKGHDTHHAVVNGKTLSTASEAQLAEMVRDVSVFARVAPEDKLRLVKALQHNGFIVAMTGDGVNDAPSLRQANIGIAMGITGTDVAKETADMILTDDNFASIEAAVEEGRGVYDNLVKFITWTLPTNFGEGLVILASVVAGITLPILPVQLLWINMTTAVLLGLMLAFEPKEPGIMQRPPRQPNEPILSTSLVVRIVIVGTLLCAGALLFFELALQAGRTDAEARTIAVNIFILGELLYLFNCRSLRYSMFKIGLFSNPLIWVGVGGMLLVQILYTYVPFMNLAFQSAPLTAEDWLLSTVPGLVIYIVIGILKYYEYGRFDKRAASAS
- a CDS encoding T9SS type A sorting domain-containing protein — encoded protein: MQRKSVGLSLTLLLLLLPVVVYVVHKYPQWLVSAEADREQEREEQDRYENPQARYEWELMQLVDPHTGKLPKNIRQKELAYANTLPSDAELVERFSLSRIDQFQTAPPERTKSLSALQTVQWMFRGPVNVGGRTRAMAIDVSNENVILAGGVSGGMWRSEDGGRTWRKTTSPDDLHSVSCLVQDTRPGRRNVWYYGTGELRGNSASSNIGGGLYRGDGIFKSVDGGRTWARLPSTVTNAPQVFDNYFDWVWNVAIDPSNLNEDEVYAATLGAIHRSIDGGNSWRVVLPQGGNFSNATISPRFTDVAVTSTGVVYAAMSSATSDANVTVAQGRGIWRSTDGINWTNITPPNFPETYNRFVIGISPSNENVVYFLGETPNSGFNGAERDWTSLWRYTYLSGNGAGAGGRWENLSQNLPNFGGPVGNMNSQQSYNLVVKVKPDNPNVVFIGGTNLYRSTDGFTSPNNTTWIGGYATTNDVRLYPNHHCDQHVIAFLPSNPNVMLTANDGGVQRTNNCLAAQVVWENLSRGYITSQFYTVAIDQSSTSNVIIGGLQDNGTYFVNSTTVDTDWRSIAGGDGGYCAIAIGGNPCFASFQEGRILRLSLASDGRVLASTNITPSGASNPLFINPFALDPNNSEILYSLGGDRIFRTTRALTVTSTSGWDTLSPPFAGARLTTLSVSRQPANRLYYGTNTGRVFRVDDAHTATPTTTEITGANFPRNASGATVGYVSSIAIDPNDADKVLVALSNYNIQSLYYTENGGISWTAVGGNLEENPDGTGSGPAVKWVDILPVQGGAVYFAGTTTGLYATTRLNGMQTQWVQQGRNLIGNVVVDMIRSRQTDGLVVVATHGAGVYSTNITSLAPLSAQTDAPVAKSFRLMQNYPNPFNPSTTIQYQLPIAANVVLKVYDALGREVATLVNERKPAGLHQVEFRPVNLASGTYFYRLQAGSYSETKKMMLIK
- a CDS encoding YbaB/EbfC family nucleoid-associated protein: MNLKDMAGMLKQVQQMSQKMEEVQKELARLTVVGEAGGGMVKVTANGKHEILKVEIEKELLTPDEQEMLQDLIVAATNKALQESTRVAQEEMIKATGGMISSMDFLKDLNLGGQS